A section of the Candidatus Woesearchaeota archaeon genome encodes:
- the amrB gene encoding AmmeMemoRadiSam system protein B, which produces MMGKEIVRKPIASGQFYPDNFTQLDEFITTCFTGSKGPAAVSSRGIEDVQGILVPHDKYAFSGPTCAWGYAELAKTEAPQTVIILAPALSGSTTCISNQDFETPFGRVACDVPLAKAMIEQGIPLNNYQHGVEHQIEVQIPFVQYVYRKHLNKLKLIPLLIGDQDPEEIIEKLRGALEQEPRRVKWIISTNLTHYGPGYHYLPFELDVEQKLEELDRTMISLINTPQKLLEYVHENSVQWFGLNSILIAKAFLGEAQLVHYTNTGKILGEWKNVVSYAALKFV; this is translated from the coding sequence ATGATGGGAAAGGAAATAGTTAGAAAACCAATTGCAAGCGGGCAATTTTACCCCGACAACTTTACGCAACTTGATGAATTTATTACAACTTGTTTTACCGGGTCAAAAGGTCCTGCAGCAGTCTCTTCTCGGGGTATTGAGGACGTGCAAGGCATTCTCGTTCCTCATGATAAGTATGCGTTTTCAGGTCCTACTTGTGCTTGGGGATACGCCGAGCTTGCAAAAACGGAGGCTCCTCAGACCGTAATCATTCTCGCACCAGCTCTTTCTGGCTCCACTACTTGTATTTCAAACCAGGATTTTGAGACTCCGTTTGGAAGAGTTGCTTGTGATGTGCCTCTTGCAAAGGCGATGATAGAGCAAGGCATACCGCTTAATAATTATCAACACGGTGTTGAGCATCAAATAGAAGTGCAAATACCTTTTGTGCAATACGTGTATCGAAAACACTTAAACAAGTTGAAGCTCATTCCTCTTCTTATTGGTGATCAGGACCCTGAAGAAATCATTGAAAAACTACGTGGAGCCCTTGAACAAGAGCCTCGTAGGGTGAAATGGATTATTTCCACCAACCTTACACATTATGGTCCGGGGTATCATTACCTTCCCTTTGAGCTTGATGTAGAACAAAAACTTGAGGAGCTTGATAGAACGATGATTTCTCTGATCAACACACCTCAAAAACTTCTTGAATATGTTCACGAAAACAGTGTGCAGTGGTTTGGATTAAACAGCATTCTTATTGCAAAAGCGTTTTTGGGTGAGGCTCAACTCGTACACTACACGAATACGGGAAAGATTCTTGGTGAGTGGAAGAACGTTGTTAGTTATGCTGCGCTTAAATTCGTCTAA
- a CDS encoding aldo/keto reductase: MEHKSLHNGFTIPTLGIGTFGIGGFDEPDPSNEEVYVNALKKSIELGYTHIDTSERYAWGYSEELIGKAIQGVERDTLFITSKVWETHLHFDDVIASAESSIRRMNCKYLDLYLIHFPNETIPIKETMAAMNELVERGLVKYIGVSNFTKEQFVEAQKHSKHPLVANQLRHNIWSKNIDLETINWCRNNNIMVIADKPLGRGKIVESVPFVVESIAAKYKKTAAQVILRWLTQKTNVVAIFKSTNDKHLEENKNIFDFRLTDKEAEDIDSLITSSW; encoded by the coding sequence ATGGAACATAAGAGTCTTCATAACGGATTCACCATTCCCACTTTGGGCATAGGTACGTTTGGCATAGGCGGATTTGATGAACCCGATCCTTCAAATGAGGAAGTATATGTTAATGCACTTAAAAAGAGCATAGAGTTGGGTTACACACATATAGATACCTCTGAGAGATATGCATGGGGATACTCCGAGGAACTCATAGGAAAGGCCATTCAAGGTGTTGAACGTGATACTCTTTTTATCACATCAAAAGTGTGGGAGACCCACCTTCACTTTGACGATGTCATTGCCAGTGCTGAATCAAGTATACGAAGAATGAACTGTAAGTATCTTGATCTCTACCTGATACATTTCCCCAATGAAACTATTCCAATCAAAGAGACCATGGCTGCGATGAATGAGCTGGTTGAAAGAGGGCTGGTGAAATATATTGGAGTAAGTAACTTTACCAAAGAACAATTCGTTGAAGCCCAGAAACATAGTAAGCATCCTCTTGTCGCAAACCAGTTGAGACATAATATCTGGTCAAAGAATATCGATCTTGAGACCATTAACTGGTGCAGAAACAACAACATTATGGTCATAGCTGATAAGCCATTGGGAAGAGGAAAAATAGTTGAAAGTGTACCCTTCGTTGTTGAGTCTATTGCGGCAAAGTACAAGAAGACTGCAGCTCAAGTAATCCTACGATGGCTAACACAGAAGACCAATGTGGTTGCCATATTCAAATCAACTAATGATAAGCATTTAGAGGAAAATAAGAATATCTTTGATTTTAGGCTTACTGATAAAGAAGCAGAAGATATTGATTCTTTAATCACTAGTTCTTGGTAA